One stretch of Cellulomonas wangsupingiae DNA includes these proteins:
- a CDS encoding Fur family transcriptional regulator: protein MIGQRVTRQRVAIAELLEDVDEFRSAQQIHQMLQQRGQEIGLATVYRTLNAMAEQGDLEVLLQPTGEHTYLRCEPRSEHHHHLVCRVCGRTVDVAAPELERIVEALASSHDFADVEHSIDFVGTCRDCARA from the coding sequence GGAGCTGCTCGAGGACGTCGACGAGTTCCGCAGCGCGCAGCAGATCCACCAGATGCTCCAGCAGCGCGGGCAGGAGATCGGGCTCGCCACGGTGTACCGCACGCTCAACGCGATGGCCGAGCAGGGCGACCTCGAGGTGCTCCTGCAGCCCACCGGCGAGCACACCTACCTGCGGTGCGAGCCGCGCAGCGAGCACCACCACCACCTCGTGTGCCGCGTCTGCGGGCGCACCGTCGACGTCGCGGCCCCCGAGCTCGAGCGCATCGTCGAGGCCCTGGCGTCCAGCCACGACTTCGCCGACGTCGAGCACAGCATCGACTTCGTGGGCACCTGCCGCGACTGCGCCCGCGCCTGA